In Amphiura filiformis chromosome 2, Afil_fr2py, whole genome shotgun sequence, one DNA window encodes the following:
- the LOC140142920 gene encoding uncharacterized protein, whose protein sequence is MQVNPNPTGSVGQEGPAGSSQPPSSPSLEEPRGTSGPKGHPEPSPPTSGSLYIRWGRSECPSTASFVYEGIVGGSHHSHTGGAANYLCLPLDTEDLQVDAGISGDRSFLYSTEYRIYSFAPLSHLLHHDVPCAVCRVTGRSTQLMIPAKTTCPADWTSEYKGYMMSASYDYDHQTEYVCVDENAEARVGNNSSAGGSYMYPVEATCGTNGLPCLPYVAGKELTCVVCTI, encoded by the exons ATGCAAGTAAATCCAAACCCTACTGGAAGCGTTGGCCAAGAGGGTCCAGCTGGATCTTCCCAACCACCGAGTTCACCTAGCCTGGAAGAACCTCGTGGAACTTCTGGCCCAAAGGGACACCCCGAACCGAGCCCACCAACATCGGGCTCCCTTTATATCCGTTGGGGACGAAGTGAATGTCCATCAACGGCTTCATTTGTCTACGAag GCATTGTCGGTGGTTCTCACCACAGTCACACGGGGGGCGCTGCAAATTATCTTTGTTTACCATTGGATACTGAGGACCTCCAGGTCGATGCAGGAATTTCAGGAGATCGTTCATTTTTGTACTCAACCGAATATAGGATATATAGCTTTGCACCACTCTCTCATCTTCTCCACCATGATGTTCCATGCGCTGTGTGCAGAGTTACTGGCCGAAGCACCCAGCTTATGATTCCCGCCAAAACTACATGTCCAGCTGATTGGACAAGTGAGTACAAGGGATACATGATGTCAGCTTCCTATGATTACGATCATCAAACAGAGTATGTGTGTGTTGATGAAAATGCTGAAGCACGGGTAGGAAATAATAGCAGTGCCGGTGGTTCTTACATGTACCCCGTAGAAGCCACTTGTGGGACAAATGGCTTGCCTTGTCTTCCATACGTTGCTGGAAAGGAATTAACTTGTGTAGTTTGCACGATATAG